The Actinomycetota bacterium genomic sequence ATCCAGACCCTGTCGAGGCAGGAAAAGGAGCTTACCGGTGAGCTGACCGAGCGCCTGGAGGCCCACGCTGACGCGGTCGTGTTCACCAGCCTGCCCAGGGCCGGCCGCGGTGTCCGAGCGGCCGCGCTGCTCAGCGAGATCGGCGACGTGCGCCAGCGGTTCCCTGACGAAGAGGCCCTGGCCGCCCTGAGTGGGGTGGCTCCCGTCACTCGTGCCTCTGGCACCCACCACAGCGTGGGGTTCCGCTGGGCCTGCGATAAGCAGCTGCGGGCGGCCCTGATCGACTTCGCCGACGACTCCCGCCATGCCTCGCCGTGGGCGGCCAAGGTCTACGCCGACGCCCTGGCCCGCACCCGCCGCCATCCCCACGCCGTGCGCATCCTGGCCCGCGCCTGGGTCCGGGTGATCTGGCGCATCTGGCAAGACCGCGCCCCCTATGACCCCACCAAGCACCGAGGGGCGGTGATGCTCCAGACCACCTGAGGTTGACCTAGGGAATCTCATGTGACCTTCTCCTCGTCCGTGGGCAGCTCCAGCAGGTGGCCCATGCGCTCGCGCTTGGTCGTCAGGTAGCGCAGGTTCTCAGGGTTGGGGCGGGTCTGGAGGGGAACCCGCTCGACGATCTGGAGGCCGAAGCCGTCCAGGCCGCCGTACTTGGCCGGGTTGTTGGTGAGCAGGCGCATGGTGGTGATGCCCAGGTCGACGAGGATCTGGGC encodes the following:
- a CDS encoding bifunctional 3,4-dihydroxy-2-butanone-4-phosphate synthase/GTP cyclohydrolase II (bifunctional enzyme DHBP synthase/GTP cyclohydrolase II; functions in riboflavin synthesis; converts GTP to 2,5-diamino-6-hydroxy-4-(5-phosphoribosylamino)pyrimidine; converts ribulose 5-phopshate to 3,4-dihydroxy-2-butanone 4-phosphate) produces the protein LAHKLRAYTLQDQGRDTVDANLDLGLPVDTRKYGTGAQILVDLGITTMRLLTNNPAKYGGLDGFGLQIVERVPLQTRPNPENLRYLTTKRERMGHLLELPTDEEKVT